The following proteins come from a genomic window of Doryrhamphus excisus isolate RoL2022-K1 chromosome 12, RoL_Dexc_1.0, whole genome shotgun sequence:
- the scg3 gene encoding secretogranin-3: MASKHVGICIFFQLLVFTVMSQISAFPTPTPSSQDKSVYNRQLTEERPLQEQIADADSVKFTVWLTEGKRPASRKEKDGDDSTVQKSLPQNQKFKETTEVPVQEEQKKDQYVPDESDSTKSRRLAEEYDSTKNGMENDDPETFRQVDGTPLTAEDIVQKIANKIYEEDDRGVFDRIVSKLLKLGLITESQADTLEYRVAEALQDLITKNAKNNEIEEDNEEDVKVVKDNQEANLDKWEQPSRHYNDDEDEDEEDDEVLDEVDRDAGDEDETTDNTWDKEDAEDDNEVSTEDGLQDLQYFPNFYRLLRSLNSDQDAQERETLITIMKTLIDFVKMMVKYGTITPEEGVSYLENLDAMIAMQTKNKLGKSLGPQDFAVGKNMDEDDNTKAKTAKMQKEYENLKDSTKEEQPPTNHPGKSETYLEAIRKNIEWLKKHNKEEGKDDYDLSKLKNFMDQQVDSYIEKGIIARDEGDTIKRIYSSL; encoded by the exons ATGGCGTCAAAACACGTTGGCATTTGCATCTTTTTCCAGCTTCTTGTATTTACTGTAATGAGTCAAATATCTGCCTTTCCAACACCAACACCGTCCAGCCAGG ATAAATCTGTGTACAATCGACAGCTGACGGAAGAAAGACCACTCCAAGAGCAG ATTGCTGATGCTGACAGCGTGAAGTTTACAGTATGGTTGACTG AGGGGAAACGGCCCGCTTCCCGCAAGGAGAAAGATGGCGATGACTCGACTGTACAGAAGTCACTGCCCCAAAACCAGAAATTCAAGGAGACCACCGAGGTGCCGGTCCAGGAGGAGCAGAAGAAGGATCAGTATGTTCCAGATGAGTCTGATTCCACCAAGAGTAGACGTCTAGCAGAGGAATACGACTCTACCAAGAATGGGATGGAAAATG ATGACCCCGAGACTTTCCGTCAGGTGGATGGCACTCCACTAACAGCCGAGGACATTGTACAGAAAATCGCAAACAAAATCTACGAGGAGGATGACAGAGGTGTCTTTGACCGGATCGTTTCCAAGCTGCTCAAACTGGGCCTG ATAACAGAAAGTCAGGCTGATACTCTGGAGTACCGAGTGGCTGAGGCTCTGCAGGATCTCATCAccaaaaatgccaaaaacaaCGAGATTGAAGAAGACAATGAAGAGGACGTCAAGGTGGTGAAGGACAACCAGGAAGCCAACTTG GATAAGTGGGAGCAGCCCAGTCGGCACTacaatgatgatgaggatgaggacgaAGAGGATGATGAGGTCCTGGATGAGGTGGACAGGGATGCAGGAGATGAGGATGAGACAACAGACAACACGTGGGACAAAGAGGACGCTGAGGATGACAATGAAGTCAGCACAGAGGACGGCCTTCAGGATCTTCAGTACTTCCCCAATTTCTACCGCCTACTCAGGAGCCTCAATTCAG ATCAAGATGCTCAGGAAAGAGAGACACTTATCACCATCATGAAGACGTTGATAGATTTTGTGAAGATGATGGTCAAGTACGGGACAATCACACCTGAAGAGGGTGTCTCCTATTTGG AGAATCTGGATGCCATGATTGCCATGCAGACTAAGAACAAGCTGGGAAAGTCTCTCGGACCTCAGGACTTTGCTG TGGGGAAGAATATGGACGAGGACGACAACACCAAGGCCAAAACTGCCAAGATGCAGAAGGAGTATGAGAACCTGAAGGACTCCACCAAGGAAGAGCAGCCGCCTACCA ATCATCCTGGCAAGTCGGAGACCTAcctggaagccatcaggaaGAACattgaatggctgaagaaacaCAACAAGGAAGAAGGCAAAGATG
- the tnfaip8l3 gene encoding tumor necrosis factor alpha-induced protein 8-like protein 3 → MDSDSGEQSDGDLSPGQESFNSRSLALQAQKKILSKMATMVVANMLTDDTSSEILDELYKTSREFTKSKKEAHKIIKDVIKIALKIGILYRNHQFSPDELDTVERFKKKMNQAAMTAVSFYEVEYTFDRNILSELLLECRDLLHSIVEQHLTARSHARIDHVFNHFAHGEFLAELYGDGDEYRLSLRKICNGINKLLDEGTL, encoded by the exons ATGGACTCTGACTCCGGAGAGCAGAGTGATGGGGACCTCTCTCCAG GGCAAGAGAGCTTCAACTCTCGCTCCTTGGCCCTGCAGGCCCAGAAGAAGATCCTGAGCAAAATGGCGACCATGGTGGTGGCCAACATGCTGACGGACGACACCAGCAGTGAGATCTTAGACGAGCTCTACAAGACGAGTCGTGAGTTCACTAAGAGCAAAAAGGAGGCCCATAAGATCATCAAGGATGTCATCAAGATCGCCCTGAAGATCGGCATCCTCTACCGCAACCACCAGTTCAGCCCCGACGAGCTGGACACGGTGGAGCGCTTCAAGAAGAAGATGAACCAGGCGGCCATGACGGCGGTGTCCTTCTACGAGGTGGAGTACACCTTTGACAGGAATATTCTGTCAGAGCTGCTGCTGGAGTGCCGGGACCTTCTTCACTCCATAGTTGAGCAGCACCTGACCGCACGTTCTCATGCTCGCATCGACCACGTTTTCAACCATTTTGCCCACGGGGAGTTCCTGGCTGAGCTTTACGGGGATGGAGACGAGTACAGACTCTCTCTGAGGAAGATCTGCAACGGCATCAACAAACTGTTAGACGAGGGAACGCTTTAA